Proteins encoded together in one Lathyrus oleraceus cultivar Zhongwan6 chromosome 5, CAAS_Psat_ZW6_1.0, whole genome shotgun sequence window:
- the LOC127079506 gene encoding uncharacterized protein LOC127079506 — protein MTGILVDTLKDPFFDRLVSSATSDFAHLVTIGDHIEKGLRDGKIPGAVGAPSAPKKYSGGFQKKREGDTNAISRGYKGKQHASYAQVAAVVPIPYQQPIQQQQMYQPQHQQQNTAPPRKFRPRPPRRQLDPIPVPYSQIFPYLQKEGLLTLRELKPVVFPYPPGYDANVHCEFHMGAPGHTLENCFAFQNRVQDLIEANVVTFTLRRPNVNTNPMPTHGDASVNAIEESDHGELILKVEEIQTPIAKIGTQLLMSGLIPEELVDEENNKKLRNFIQQMLDQGELQINHCVKSKGEEEIAVVDIPYDEVNVEILISPLVIEFLAPFAYEDEKAVSWIYQPKAFKQGQEDQPLMINEPNITSIMGPAGITRSGRVLAPRIVDASAKAKGKEVVVPIQIPVPNQEMKEMHLSPKAAVTHEEAEEFLRIIKKSDYKVVDQLNQTPSKISMLSLLLSSEAYKNSLFKVLSAIHITKDITIEQFDDVIACVTIGIFLGFNDDELPVEGKNHNKALHVSLKFIYTILSRVLVDIGSSLNVMPKTTLIKLPMEGMNMKPNTLIVKAFDGSRQAVIGEVDLPIKIGLTIFNITLQVMDIHPGYSCLLGRPWIHSAGAVTSPLHQKLKFITNDKMIVIGEEEDILVSHLTSFRYIEVDGEITETPFQSLEVVNMMAVQQTLETPKSGPSMASWQGAKAVMESENAQDWGKVVEVREKQGKFGLGYDPSSNETGNQHDKEQIPSVEETFTSVGHIFGNQVEMINNEVREEGVSSWIRQAAPNE, from the coding sequence ATGACTGGAATACTTGTGGATACGTtgaaggacccattctttgatAGATTGGTAAGCAGTGCAACATCCGACTTTGCACATCTAGTCACAATCGGAGATCACATAGAAAAAGGGTTGAGGGATGGAAAGATTCCAGGAGCTGTGGGAGCCCCTAGTGCACCAAAAAAGTATTCTGGAGGATtccaaaagaaaagagaaggtgaTACGAACGCTATATCCAGAGGCTATAAGGGGAAGCAACATGCTTCATATGCCCAAGTCGCCGCCGTGGTACCCATACCTTATCAACAACccatacaacaacaacaaatgtatcaaccacaacatcaacagCAGAACACCGCGCCACCAAGAAAATTCAGGCCAAGGCCTCCAAGAAGGCAACTTGATCCTATACCAGTACCTTATAGCCAAATATTCCCATACTTGCAAAAGGAGGGGCTTTTGACGTTGAGGGAACTGAAACCGGTTGTTTTTCCATATCCACCAGGGTATGATGCTAATGTCCATTGTGAGtttcacatgggagcacctggACATACCCTGGAGAATTGTTTTGCATTTCAAAATCGGGTACAAGACTTGATTGAAGCAAATGTTGTCACCTTCACTCTGAGACGCCCAAACGTGAACACCAATCCCATGCCAACACATGGGGATGCTTCCGTCAAtgccattgaggagagtgatcATGGTGAATTGATTCttaaggttgaagagattcaaacccctatcGCCAAGATAGGAACACAACTGCTAATGAGTGGTCTAATCCCGGAGGAGCTAGTTGATGAAGAGAACAATAAAAAGTTGAGgaattttatacaacaaatgtTGGATCAAGGCGAGCTACAGATAAATCATTGTGTCAAGAGCAAGGGAGAAGAAGAGATAGCTGTGGTGGACATACCTTATGATGAGGTTAATGTGGAAATCCTTATAAGCCCATTGGTGATAGAGTTTCTAGCACCGTTCGCATATGAAGATGAGAAGGCGGTCTCGTGGATATATCAGCCCAAAGCTTTTAAGCAAGGGCAAGAAGACCAACCTTTGATGATCAACGAACCAAACATCACCTCGATTATGGGGCCAGCTGGAATAACACGTAGTGGCCGAGTACTCGCACCAAGGATTGTTGATGCTTCTGCAAAAGCTAAAGGGAAGGAAGTTGTTGTTCCTATACAAATCCCCGTCCCTAATCAAGAAATGAAAGAAATGCATCTGTCTCCCAAAGCTGCAGTAACTCATGAAGAGGCCGAGGAATTTCTGaggataatcaagaagagtgattataaaGTGGTGGACCAGTTGAATCAAACACCTTCAAAAATCTCCATGTTATCTTTGTTGCTTAGCTCAGAAGCATACAAGAATTCGTTGTTCAAAGTGTTAAGCGCAATACATATCACGAAAGACATAACGATAGAACAGTTTGATGACGTAATAGCTTGTGTGACCATTGGAATTTTTTTGGGGTTTAACGATGATGAACTGCCGGTCgagggaaagaaccataacaaaGCCCTACATGTCTCCTTGAAATTCATATACACTATACTATCAAGGGTATTAGTAGACATAGGTTCCTCACTAAACGTCATGCCAAAGACCACTTTGATAAAGCTGCCAATGGAAGGGATGAATATGAAGCCCAACACCCTAAtcgtaaaagcatttgatggctcaaggcAAGCAGTGATAGGGGAGGTTGACTTACCGATCAAAATAGGCCTAACTATTTTCAATATCACATTGCAGgttatggacatacatcccgGTTATAGTTGTCTACTTGGGAGACCGTGGATTCACTCCGCAGGCGCCGTCACCTCCCCTCTGCATCAAAAGctaaaattcattacaaatgaTAAGATGATTGTGATTGGAGAGGAGGAGGATATCTTGGTTAGCCATTTAACATCTTTCCGGtatatcgaggtggatggcgagataACCGAGACACCATTCCAATCCTTGGAAGTGGTTAATATGATGGCCGTCCAACAGACATTGGAGACCCCGAAATCAGGACCATCCATGGCCTCGTGGCAAGGAGCTAAGGCTGTGATGGAGAGTGAAAATGCTCAAGACTGGGGAAAAGTGGTGGAAGTACGAGAGAAGCAGGGCAAGTTTGGGTTAGGGTATGACCCGTCATCAAATGAAACTGGTAACCAACACGACAAAGAGCAAATTCCTTCGGTAGAAGAAACATTCACCAGCGTTGGCCACATTTTTGGCAACCAAGTGGAAATGATCAATAATGAAGTTCGCGAAGAGGGGGTGTCTAGCTGGATACGACAAGCCGCACCTAATGAATAA